The following coding sequences are from one Gossypium raimondii isolate GPD5lz chromosome 4, ASM2569854v1, whole genome shotgun sequence window:
- the LOC105779118 gene encoding uncharacterized protein LOC105779118 — protein MELEKVVQNAPNGNSRKSDLKSKKKKKKKSIQANNTFFLPRINGSNPRKPELLFPSYPYLVCFNAKVPVTKKLIASSSLCSQQFAPLLKHKRCVSVSKCRQGTTVCKFGGQNKPTGDNDGSPWKSIEKAIGNFGKKQSIEDVLRQQIEKQDYYNEGSGQNPPRGGGGGSSGGGDGFGESEDEGLSGFLDETMQVILATLGFIFLYVYIITGEELARLAKDYIKYLFGGSKSVQLKRTMHKWSQFFEKLTEKKEYDKFWLEKAIITTPTWYDSPDKYRRVLNSYIEYDDEDESDYDD, from the exons ATGGAATTA GAAAAAGTTGTGCAAAATGCACCAAATG GTAATTCAAGGAAAAGCGAcctcaaaagcaaaaaaaaaaaaaaaaaaaagtcgaTTCAAGCTAATAATACATTCTTCTTACCTCGTATCAATGGCTCCAACCCAAGAAAACCAGAGCTCTTATTCCCTTCGTATCCTTATCTTGTCTGCTTCAACGCTAAGGTTCCGGTTACCAAGAAATTGATTGCGAGTTCATCACTATGTTCTCAACAGTTTGCTCCTTTATTGAAGCACAAGAGATGTGTTTCGGTTTCGAAATGCCGGCAAGGGACTACTGTTTGCAAATTTGGAGGCCAAAATAAGCCTACTGGTGACAATGAT GGTTCACCGTGGAAATCTATCGAGAAAGCTATTGGAAACTTTGGGAAGAAACAATCAATCGAAGATGTGTTAAGGCAGCAGATTGAGAAGCAAGATTACTATAATGAAGGCAGTGGGCAAAATCCGCCGCGTGGTGGAGGTGGCGGCAGCAGCGGTGGTGGCGATGGATTTGGAGAATCAGAGGATGAAGGCCTCTCTGGGTTCTTAGACGAGACCATGCAAGTGATTTTAGCAACCCTTGGCTTCATATTCCTG tatgtatatatcaTTACCGGTGAGGAACTTGCTCGGTTGGCAAAGGACTACATCAAATATCTCTTCGGAGGAAGCAAAAGTGTTCAATTGAAGCGCACCATGCACAAATGGAGCCAGTTCTTTGAGAAGCTGACAGAGAAGAAGGAATATGATAAGTTTTGGTTAGAAAAAGCAATCATCACTACCCCGACATGGTACGATAGCCCCGACAAGTACCGAAGGGTCCTCAATTCTTATATAGAATACGATGATGAAGATGAATCAGATTACGATGACTAA